The following are encoded in a window of Manihot esculenta cultivar AM560-2 chromosome 8, M.esculenta_v8, whole genome shotgun sequence genomic DNA:
- the LOC110620068 gene encoding leucine-rich repeat receptor-like protein kinase PXL1 has translation MQTQLLFFILIGFSLVFVEGAQNIHYDELSTLLSIKSTLIDPSNQLKDWKMPSNGAKNESLHCNWTGVWCNAKGFVEKLVLSNMNLSGSVSDHIQGLLSLSLLDISCNGFASSLPKSLGNLTSLKSIDVSQNNFIGGFPAGLGRASGLSSVNASSNNFSGFLPEDLGNATSLESLDFRGSFFEGSIPTSFKNLQKLKFLGLSGNNLTGKIPKEIGQLSSLETIIIGYNEFEGEIPAELGNLTNLQYLDLAVGTLSGQIPAELGRLQQLTTVYLYKNNFTGEIPPQLGNVTSLQFLDLSNNQISGEIPVEIAELKNLQLLNLMCNQLMGPIPNKLGELTKLEVFELWRNSLTGTLPLNLGQNSPLRWLDASSNSLSGDIPSGLCNSGNLTKLILFNNSFSGSIPVGLSTCQSLVRVRMQNNLISGTIPVGFGSLPILQRLELAHNNLTGEIPDDIALSASLSFIDVSHNHLESSLPYSILSIPNLQTFMAADNNLQGKIPDQFQDCPSLALLDLSTNHLSGTLPGSIASCEKLVNLNLKNNQLTGEIPKTISTMPTLAILNLSNNSLVGQIPKNFGNSPALEMVNLSYNKLEGPVPSNGILVTINPNDLIGNAGLCGGVLPPCSLSSPTSKRRENLRVHHIIIGFIVAISVLLFLAIAFFTGRWLYTRWYLCNSIFYDWFKKSSKEWPWILVAFQRVSFTSSEILACIKESNIIGMGGTGIVYKADVNRPHVAVAVKKLWRTDADIENSDDLFTEVSLLGRLRHRNIVRLLGYLHNETDVMMIYEYMPNGNLWSALHGKEAEKLLVDWVSRYNIAVGVAQGLNYLHHDCHPPVIHRDIKSNNILLDANLEARIADFGLARMMVHKNETVSMVAGSYGYIAPEYGYTLKVDEKSDIYSFGVVLLELLTGKKPLDPEFGESTDVVEWIRRKIRNNRALEEALDTSISGQCKHVQEEMLLVLRIAILCTAKNPKDRPSMRDVITMLGEAKPRRKSICHNGLHNPSQEKQVFSNSPVIGLL, from the exons ATGCAAACCCAGTTGCTGTTCTTTATTTTGATTGGTTTCTCTcttgtttttgttgagggagCTCAAAACATACACTATGATGAATTGTCAACTCTGTTATCGATCAAATCTACCCTAATCGATCCATCGAATCAGCTCAAGGATTGGAAAATGCCAAGCAATGGAGCTAAGAATGAATCACTTCATTGTAACTGGACTGGAGTGTGGTGTAATGCCAAAGGCTTTGTAGAGAAACTTGTACTCTCCAACATGAATCTCAGTGGCAGTGTATCAGATCACATTCAAGGCCTGCTTAGTCTTTCTTTGCTGGATATTTCCTGTAATGGGTTTGCTTCTTCGTTGCCGAAATCGCTGGGAAATCTTACTTCATTGAAGAGCATTGATGTGAGTCAGAATAACTTCATTGGTGGCTTTCCTGCTGGACTAGGAAGAGCCTCTGGATTGTCTTCTGTCAATGCATCAAGCAACAACTTCTCAGGGTTTCTTCCTGAGGATCTTGGCAATGCAACTTCACTCGAAAGCCTAGATTTTCGAGGGAGTTTCTTCGAGGGTTCGATTCCTACTTCTTTTAAGAATCTGCAGAAATTGAAATTTCTTGGTCTTTCTGGTAATAATCTCACTGGAAAAATACCAAAAGAGATTGGCCAACTTTCTTCTCTAGAGACTATAATTATTGGATATAATGAGTTTGAAGGTGAAATCCCAGCAGAGCTTGGCAATCTCACCAATCTTCAGTATCTTGACTTGGCTGTTGGCACTCTCAGTGGACAGATTCCTGCTGAATTGGGTAGGCTGCAGCAACTTACAACAGTTTATTTGTATAAGAACAATTTTACAGGAGAGATTCCACCACAACTCGGCAATGTTACATCACTACAGTTTCTGGATCTTTCTAATAATCAGATTTCAGGAGAGATCCCAGTTGAGATAGCAGAACTGAAGAACTTACAGCTCTTGAATTTGATGTGCAACCAGCTGATGGGTCCAATTCCTAACAAGCTTGGTGAGTTGACCAAATTAGAGGTATTTGAGCTATGGAGGAACTCTTTGACAGGCACTTTGCCTTTGAATCTCGGACAGAATTCGCCATTGCGCTGGTTAGATGCGTCATCGAATTCATTATCTGGTGACATTCCTTCAGGTCTGTGTAATTCTGGTAATCTCACTAAACTCATCCTCTTTAACAACTCCTTCTCTGGTTCAATACCAGTAGGTCTCTCCACCTGCCAGTCATTAGTCCGAGTTCGGATGCAAAATAATCTCATTTCTGGGACAATTCCAGTTGGATTTGGAAGTCTTCCAATACTTCAAAGGCTGGAATTGGCTCACAACAATCTTACTGGTGAAATACCAGATGATATTGCTCTGTCTGCCTCGCTTTCTTTCATCGACGTCTCGCACAACCACCTTGAATCATCTCTTCCATACAGCATCCTCTCCATCCCAAATCTTCAGACTTTCATGGCTGCCGACAACAACTTGCAAGGCAAAATCCCAGACCAATTTCAAGACTGCCCATCACTGGCACTGCTCGACCTTTCGACGAATCATTTATCTGGAACACTTCCAGGAAGCATTGCTTCATGTGAAAAGCTGGTTAATCTGAACCTCAAAAACAATCAGCTTACTGGAGAAATCCCAAAAACAATCTCAACAATGCCCACATTAGCCATTCTTAACTTGTCTAACAATTCTCTGGTTGGTCAGATCCCAAAGAACTTTGGCAACTCACCAGCCCTGGAAATGGTCAACTTGTCATACAATAAGCTTGAGGGTCCAGTTCCCTCCAATGGCATATTAGTGACCATAAATCCAAATGATCTTATTGGCAATGCTGGTCTTTGTGGTGGCGTTCTTCCACCATGTTCGCTTAGTTCTCCAACATCAAAGCGAAGAGAGAATCTGCGCGTCCATCACATCATCATTGGATTCATCGTTGCAATCTCAGTACTCTTGTTTCTTGCTATTGCATTTTTCACTGGAAGATGGCTGTATACAAGATGGTACTTGTGTAACAGCATATTTTATGATTGGTTTAAGAAGAGCAGCAAAGAGTGGCCATGGATACTAGTAGCATTCCAGCGAGTTAGCTTCACTAGCAGCGAAATTCTAGCCTGCATAAAAGAATCAAATATTATTGGCATGGGAGGAACAGGCATTGTCTACAAGGCTGACGTCAATCGGCCTCATGTAGCTGTGGCAGTGAAGAAACTATGGAGAACAGATGCAGACATCGAAAATAGCGATGATCTATTCACTGAAGTGAGTCTGTTGGGAAGGCTCCGGCACAGAAACATTGTGAGGCTGTTAGGGTATCTTCACAATGAAACAgatgtaatgatgatatatgaATACATGCCTAACGGAAACCTCTGGTCAGCTTTGCACGGTAAAGAAGCCGAAAAGCTGTTGGTCGACTGGGTCTCGAGGTATAACATAGCAGTTGGGGTTGCACAGGGGCTGAACTACCTCCACCATGATTGTCACCCACCGGTCATCCACCGCGATATCAAGTCCAACAATATATTGCTTGATGCAAACCTAGAGGCAAGAATAGCAGATTTCGGACTGGCAAGGATGATGGTTCACAAGAATGAGACAGTATCAATGGTGGCAGGATCTTATGGATACATCGCCCCCG AATACGGATACACTCTGAAGGTAGATGAGAAGAGTGACATATACAGCTTCGGTGTTGTACTTTTGGAGCTTCTAACAGGGAAAAAACCACTAGATCCTGAATTTGGAGAATCTACTGATGTCGTGGAATGGATTAGGAGAAAGATTAGAAATAACAGAGCATTAGAAGAAGCACTAGACACCAGCATCTCAGGACAATGTAAACATGTGCAAGAAGAGATGCTTCTTGTTCTGCGCATTGCAATTCTTTGCACTGCAAAGAATCCCAAGGACAGACCATCAATGAGAGATGTCATAACAATGCTTGGAGAAGCAAAACCACGTAGGAAAAGCATTTGTCATAATGGACTGCACAATCCGAGTCAAGAGAAGCAAGTCTTTAGCAACTCACCTGTAATTGGCCTTCTGTAG